In Corvus moneduloides isolate bCorMon1 chromosome 3, bCorMon1.pri, whole genome shotgun sequence, one DNA window encodes the following:
- the LOC116441430 gene encoding histone H3.3: MARTKQTARKSTGGKAPRKQLATKAARKSAPSTGGVKKPHRYRPGTVALREIRRYQKSTELLIRKLPFQRLVREIAQDFKTDLRFQSAAIGALQEASEAYLVGLFEDTNLCAIHAKRVTIMPKDIQLARRIRGERA, translated from the exons ATGGCCCGTACCAAGCAGACCGCCCGCAAGTCCACCGGCGGCAAGGCGCCCCGCAAGCAGCTCGCCACCAAAGCCGCCCGCAAGAGCGCGCCCTCCACTGGCGGGGTGAAGAAGCCGCACCGCTACAG GCCGGGTACTGTGGCCCTGCGTGAAATCAGGCGCTATCAAAAGTCCACCGAACTTTTGATCCGCAAACTCCCCTTCCAGCGTCTGGTGCGTGAAATTGCTCAGGACTTCAAGACAGATCTGCGCTTCCAGAGCGCTGCCATCGGTGCTTTGCAG GAGGCAAGTGAAGCCTACTTGGTTGGCCTGTTTGAAGACACCAACCTGTGTGCTATCCATGCCAAACGTGTCACAATCATGCCAAAAGATATCCAGCTAGCACGCCGCATACGTGGGGAGCGTGCCTAA